Proteins found in one Channa argus isolate prfri chromosome 7, Channa argus male v1.0, whole genome shotgun sequence genomic segment:
- the pals2a gene encoding MAGUK p55 subfamily member 6a, with protein sequence MTVANAKSNSAMQQVLDNLKDLPLGTGAKDIDLIFLRGIMESPIVRSLAKAHERLEEVKLQAVRDDNVELIKEILDSLNNLQEKDAAASELAKILQKPHFKSLIEAHDKVAAKCYEMPDTVVNSSALLTNSLTPADAVRMIDIQKKPGEPLGVTFRVERGEMVVARILHGSSIDRQGMLHTGDIIREVNGREVSTNPHELQELLRNSSGSIILKVVPSYRETPPLPQVYLKPHFNYNPATDNLIPCKEAGLGFSRGDILHVVNKEDSNWWQASKVVGGATGLIPSQFLEEKRKAFVRRDSDTSGMLCRTQTAKKKKKKMMYLTAKNAEFDRYELQIYEEVARMPPFQRKTLVLIGAQGVGRRSLKNRLILMNPLEYGTTVPFTSRRPREEELDGQNYCFVTREEMEKDIKQSHYLEHGEYDGNLYGTKINSIHEVVDTGRTCILDVNPQALKVLKTAEFMPFVVFIAAPELDTLRAMHKAVVDAGFTTKLLTENDLKKTVDESARIRRAYSHYFDLTIVNDNLDKAFDKLQEAVEQLLTEPQWIPVSWVY encoded by the exons ATGACTGTGGCCAATGCAAAGTCTAATTCAG ccaTGCAGCAGGTACTGGACAATCTTAAAGACCTGCCATTAGGCACAGGAGCCAAAGATATTGACCTCATCTTCCTCAGAGGCATCATGGAGAGCCCAATTGTTcgttcccttgcaaag GCCCATGAGCGTCTTGAGGAAGTTAAGTTACAGGCTGTGCGGGATGATAATGTTGAGCTGATCAAAGAGATCTTGGATTCCCTTAACAACCTGCAAGAAAAAGATGCTGCTGCTTCAGAGCTTGCAAAAATCCTCCAGAAACCCCACTTTAAG TCTTTGATAGAGGCTCATGACAAAGTAGCTGCAAAGTGTTACGAGATGCCTGACACTGTGGTAAACAGCAGCGCTTTGTTGACGAATTCACTCACGCCAGCTGATGCTGTCAGGATGATTGATATCCAGAAGAAACCTGGGGAACCACTG GGAGTGACGTTCCGTGTGGAGCGAGGGGAGATGGTGGTTGCGCGTATCCTGCATGGCAGCTCGATTGACAGACAGGGCATGCTGCACACAGGGGACATAATTCGAGAGGTGAATGGTCGTGAGGTCAGTACCAACCCCCATGAACTGCAGGAGCTGCTGAGGAACAGCAGCGGGAGCATCATCCTGAAGGTTGTGCCCAGCTACAGAGAGACGCCACCGCTGCCACAG GTTTATTTGAAGCCACACTTCAACTATAACCCAGCCACAGACAACTTAATCCCGTGTAAAGAGGCAGGTCTTGGCTTCTCTAGGGGAGACATCCTTCATGTAGTCAACAAAGAGGACTCCAACTGGTGGCAA GCGAGCAAAGTTGTAGGTGGAGCCACTGGTCTCATACCCAGTCAATTCttggaggagaagagaaaggcTTTTGTGAGAAGAGATTCGGACACTTCTG GGATGCTCTGTCGAACccaaactgcaaagaaaaagaagaaaaagatgatgTACCTCACCGCCAAGAATGCAG AGTTTGACCGTTATGAGCTGCAGATCTATGAGGAAGTAGCTAGGATGCCACCATTCCAGAGAAAAACGCTTGTTCTGATTGGAGCCCAGGGGGTCGGAAGGCGAAGTTTGAAGAACAGACTAATTCTCATGAATCCTCTGGAATATGGAACCACTGTACCTT TCACGTCCCGTCGCCCCAGAGAAGAGGAGCTAGATGGCCAGAACTACTGCTTTGTGACACgggaagagatggagaaagacatCAAGCAGAGCCATTATCTGGAGCATGGTGAATACGATGGCAATCTTTATGGTACCAAGATCAACTCTATACATGAAGTCGTGGATACGGGTCGTACCTGCATCCTAGATGTCAATCCTCAG GCTCTGAAAGTGTTGAAGACTGCAGAGTTTATGCCATTTGTAGTGTTTATTGCTGCTCCTGAGTTGGATACACTAAGAGCTATGCACAAAGCGGTGGTGGATGCTGGATTTACTACCAAGCTACTTACA GAGAATGATTTAAAGAAGACTGTA